One region of Scophthalmus maximus strain ysfricsl-2021 chromosome 15, ASM2237912v1, whole genome shotgun sequence genomic DNA includes:
- the LOC118285653 gene encoding uncharacterized protein LOC118285653 isoform X4, which produces MVLLYLLYQKLTDAMHVGEDNTQSQITVIDKYTKQHGPACFQIHGMCEQCTRVWDIRLDPETIEARSKTWLFIFGERGSRDKEEVGDVVFWAAAGDSSFITQLLLP; this is translated from the exons ATGGTACTGCTGTACCTGTTGTACC AAAAGTTAACAGATGCCATGCATGTTGGAGAAGACAACACTCAGTCCCAG ATCACGGTGATAGATAAATATACCAAACAACATGGACCAGCTTGCTTTCAAATACATG GGATGTGTGAGCAGTGCACCAGAGTGTGGGACATCCGGTTGGATCCTGAGACCATTGAAGCCCGCAGCAAGACATGGCTGTTCATCTTTG GCGAACGAGGCAGCAGGGACAAGGAGGAAGTGGGGGACGTCGTTTTTTGGGCCGCAGCAGGAGATTCATCCTTCATCACCCAGCTGCTGTTGCCCTGA
- the LOC118285653 gene encoding uncharacterized protein LOC118285653 isoform X2: MDQLAFKYMDMCKVESSTDTDSEISPRLSDTSNMGCVSSAPECGTSGWILRPLKPAARHGCSSLFLDPYDGSSEDSDESDLVVGVTRRTRQQGQGGSGGRRFLGRSRRFILHHPAAVALRDSMKHGMKDPVTEQQHPLDVQMKCGSDPELWVCELDTVPSHSNKDSCGDLTAEMTNDLKQPAQTMDIEVQLDDSGLYTTRSSTPLTPGPLTPVVGSSSWLLGSSSERSLSPCNLRSLYKRKLGLPGAEVGQSKRQCVVNMEDEEAGDSASEPC, from the exons ATGGACCAGCTTGCTTTCAAATACATG gaCATGTGTAAAGTGGAGTCCAGCACTGATACTGACTCAGAAATCAGTCCCAGATTGTCGGACACCAGCAATATG GGATGTGTGAGCAGTGCACCAGAGTGTGGGACATCCGGTTGGATCCTGAGACCATTGAAGCCCGCAGCAAGACATGGCTGTTCATCTTTG TTTTTGGACCCTTACGATGGGAGCTCTGAGGATTCAGATGAGTCAGACTTGGTTGTTGGTGTCACCAGGCGAACGAGGCAGCAGGGACAAGGAGGAAGTGGGGGACGTCGTTTTTTGGGCCGCAGCAGGAGATTCATCCTTCATCACCCAGCTGCTGTTGCCCTGAGAGATTCGATGAAACATGGGATGAAAGATCCTGTAACAGAGCAGCAACATCCTCTGGATGTCCAGATGAAATGTGGCAGTGACCCTGAGCTGTGGGTCTGTGAGCTTGACACTGTGCCCTCCCACAGCAACAAGGACAGTTGTGGAGATCTCACAGcagaaatgacaaatgatttaaaacaaccCGCCCAAACCATGGATATCGAGGTGCAACTTGATGATTCAGGCTTGTACACTACAAGATCCTCCACACCCCTCACACCTGGACCTCTCACCCCAGTGGTAGGGAGCTCGTCCTGGTTGCTGGGGAGCTCCTCAGAGAGATCCCTCAGCCCTTGTAACCTCAGATCTCTTTACAAGAGAAAGCTGGGGCTGCCTGGAGCAGAAGTGGGGCAAAGCAAGAGGCAGTGTGTCGTCAACATGGAGGACGAAGAGGCAGGGGACTCTGCATCTGAACCATGTTAG
- the LOC118285653 gene encoding uncharacterized protein LOC118285653 isoform X3 encodes MDQLAFKYMGCVSSAPECGTSGWILRPLKPAARHGCSSLFLDPYDGSSEDSDESDLVVGVTRRTRQQGQGGSGGRRFLGRSRRFILHHPAAVALRDSMKHGMKDPVTEQQHPLDVQMKCGSDPELWVCELDTVPSHSNKDSCGDLTAEMTNDLKQPAQTMDIEVQLDDSGLYTTRSSTPLTPGPLTPVVGSSSWLLGSSSERSLSPCNLRSLYKRKLGLPGAEVGQSKRQCVVNMEDEEAGDSASEPC; translated from the exons ATGGACCAGCTTGCTTTCAAATACATG GGATGTGTGAGCAGTGCACCAGAGTGTGGGACATCCGGTTGGATCCTGAGACCATTGAAGCCCGCAGCAAGACATGGCTGTTCATCTTTG TTTTTGGACCCTTACGATGGGAGCTCTGAGGATTCAGATGAGTCAGACTTGGTTGTTGGTGTCACCAGGCGAACGAGGCAGCAGGGACAAGGAGGAAGTGGGGGACGTCGTTTTTTGGGCCGCAGCAGGAGATTCATCCTTCATCACCCAGCTGCTGTTGCCCTGAGAGATTCGATGAAACATGGGATGAAAGATCCTGTAACAGAGCAGCAACATCCTCTGGATGTCCAGATGAAATGTGGCAGTGACCCTGAGCTGTGGGTCTGTGAGCTTGACACTGTGCCCTCCCACAGCAACAAGGACAGTTGTGGAGATCTCACAGcagaaatgacaaatgatttaaaacaaccCGCCCAAACCATGGATATCGAGGTGCAACTTGATGATTCAGGCTTGTACACTACAAGATCCTCCACACCCCTCACACCTGGACCTCTCACCCCAGTGGTAGGGAGCTCGTCCTGGTTGCTGGGGAGCTCCTCAGAGAGATCCCTCAGCCCTTGTAACCTCAGATCTCTTTACAAGAGAAAGCTGGGGCTGCCTGGAGCAGAAGTGGGGCAAAGCAAGAGGCAGTGTGTCGTCAACATGGAGGACGAAGAGGCAGGGGACTCTGCATCTGAACCATGTTAG
- the LOC118285653 gene encoding uncharacterized protein LOC118285653 isoform X1 — MWTVVTCVFCQDMCKVESSTDTDSEISPRLSDTSNMGCVSSAPECGTSGWILRPLKPAARHGCSSLFLDPYDGSSEDSDESDLVVGVTRRTRQQGQGGSGGRRFLGRSRRFILHHPAAVALRDSMKHGMKDPVTEQQHPLDVQMKCGSDPELWVCELDTVPSHSNKDSCGDLTAEMTNDLKQPAQTMDIEVQLDDSGLYTTRSSTPLTPGPLTPVVGSSSWLLGSSSERSLSPCNLRSLYKRKLGLPGAEVGQSKRQCVVNMEDEEAGDSASEPC, encoded by the exons atgtggacTGTAGTGacctgtgttttctgtcaggaCATGTGTAAAGTGGAGTCCAGCACTGATACTGACTCAGAAATCAGTCCCAGATTGTCGGACACCAGCAATATG GGATGTGTGAGCAGTGCACCAGAGTGTGGGACATCCGGTTGGATCCTGAGACCATTGAAGCCCGCAGCAAGACATGGCTGTTCATCTTTG TTTTTGGACCCTTACGATGGGAGCTCTGAGGATTCAGATGAGTCAGACTTGGTTGTTGGTGTCACCAGGCGAACGAGGCAGCAGGGACAAGGAGGAAGTGGGGGACGTCGTTTTTTGGGCCGCAGCAGGAGATTCATCCTTCATCACCCAGCTGCTGTTGCCCTGAGAGATTCGATGAAACATGGGATGAAAGATCCTGTAACAGAGCAGCAACATCCTCTGGATGTCCAGATGAAATGTGGCAGTGACCCTGAGCTGTGGGTCTGTGAGCTTGACACTGTGCCCTCCCACAGCAACAAGGACAGTTGTGGAGATCTCACAGcagaaatgacaaatgatttaaaacaaccCGCCCAAACCATGGATATCGAGGTGCAACTTGATGATTCAGGCTTGTACACTACAAGATCCTCCACACCCCTCACACCTGGACCTCTCACCCCAGTGGTAGGGAGCTCGTCCTGGTTGCTGGGGAGCTCCTCAGAGAGATCCCTCAGCCCTTGTAACCTCAGATCTCTTTACAAGAGAAAGCTGGGGCTGCCTGGAGCAGAAGTGGGGCAAAGCAAGAGGCAGTGTGTCGTCAACATGGAGGACGAAGAGGCAGGGGACTCTGCATCTGAACCATGTTAG